Within Natator depressus isolate rNatDep1 chromosome 6, rNatDep2.hap1, whole genome shotgun sequence, the genomic segment acacatacacacacacagtgactgcGCTGTCTACAAACAGCCACAGCTCATGTACATCATGCCCACACCTACTGCCCGCCCCCATTCACTGACAGACCCCACCCACCACACACATCTCGTGTGCACACAGTGTGCGCACATCCATTGCCCATCCCCATTCACTGACAGACACACCCAGTGACTGCCCTGCCACTGCTCACACACACATCTGCTGGGCACACACAGCACTTGCAATATTTGTCATGCCTATACAATGGTGCTTAATTGATCAGATTCACTTTTATTGCTAGCCAGgttcactttctggttctttACTTGTATGCTGCACTCTCTGCATTGCAATTACTTTGGGCGGGGGGAGGTGATGTTTAAATTCAAATTCTTCACTGAAATTTTagaaaataatattaaaacatttcagttaatatgaggatttaaaaaatcttttcctCCTTACAAAAATCTAAACTTTGGGCATAAACTAGCCAATCAAGATGCTTTAAGACCTGGAAAAGCAGCTAGAACTACTACTCCCAGAATCCCAGCAACTGGCAGCATGGCTGGGGCCTCATGTGAATGAGACTGGCAGCAGTAACAGACCTATAGAGAGCACGTGAAGGAGGCTGTGTCAGCCAGTGCAATGTTAGCATCTGTGTGACTTCTGTTCATTCAGAGGCGGAGAGACAGAACAGAGCGGTGCTGAAAGTGCAAGATGAGTGCTGCCTTAGTGAAGGTATTTACTGCTACAGGGCCCAGAGACAGAGAGCAGAATTGGGGCTTTTTCTTTCACTCTGGCTGCACAAAGAGAAGCTCTTACTTCTCCTACAGATAATGCAGCTTCAGCTGGAGGATCTTAAGGTTAATTCAGAAGCATCTGAAGTGCAGACTGTGCTTTTTCAAATAGGGATGTAGCTACCCTCAACCCCACATGTTTTATGGAAGATGGGTTGAAATTGTGGCCCCTTGATCAGATGTAAGTAATCCGTGGATTCAGTTTAAACCCTGAGTCCTGCAATATCCCACACACAGGCAGACCCCTATGCCTGTACAGAGCCACACTGACTGCACTTGGGCTTTGCCCAGGTAGAACAACTTGAAGGATCGAGACCTAAGTTAGTATCTGGTGCCTCCACATAGACGTCTCCAGGAAAGAAATAAACTGCTTAGTATAAGGACAGCTGCAGAACACAGAAAATTTTGTAAGTGATCAGATCGGCTTTCAACATCTAACAAGAGGCATCCCCCCAGATggcatgtgtgtttgtggggagggCAAAGAATTTGGATCAGAGTTTAAACAGCATGTGCAGCAAATGAAATAGAACCATCATAAATTACAATATATGGTATATTTGGTATATTTTCCTCTCCCACAACCTATAGTAGTGGAACCCTCTGCACATGTATTGGGTGGTTAAGAGCAGAGTGATTTTGGGTTATGATCTGATAAATGATAATTAACAAAACACAGGTGGAGAGTTTCAGATGGGTTTCTAACTCTTGGGCATACCTCACAGGACCACTTTTTCCATCTCTAGTCCTATGTTATCCATTGTTGTCTGGGCTGCTGTCTTGAGGCAGGTAATGCACACAGGGCTGTTATAATGTTGCGGTCAGAATCAACAGATGGCCAGGATGCAAAGAGCCTGGTCGGGCTGATACAGCCTGAGACATATAGGTATCAGTGAGAGCCTGGGAAGAAGTGACACTTGGAGGGAAACAGGGTTACAGGGACATGCTGCCCATGGTGCTCCATGTTGAGCCAAGAAGTTCTCACTGAGCCTCAAGAAGTATTGCTGCATAATTGAACCTATATGCTGTGTGGGCTGTATGCCCCTATTAAAGATGTAAGCTACTGCAATATGATCCATTTTAAGCCATGTAGGATGTAGCCTTCAACTGTCCCCAGCTGTCAATGTGATCCTCAGCTGAGCAAAGTTTGGGGGGAAGAGTCAGGTTATTAGCCAGTGAAATGAGCTCCGAGGTATAAGTGTCACCAGGAACACTCCTTCCAGCAGATGCTCTCTAAGCACTTTACAGCCATCAGTGCATTAAGCCTCACAGCCTCCTAGTTAAGTAAGAGTTCTCATCCCCCATTTCACACATAGAGGTTATGTCCTGGGTCATGTACTGCAACACCACAAGCAGAGCCAAGCatagaacacaggagtcctgactctgtcAGCTGCTCTGTTCTTTATCCATACTACTCCCAACCTCCTCACTAAAGAATGAGATGTGAATAGAAACAACAGTCAATGGTTCTTCTCAGTGAAGGAGTTTAGGACTCTtcatgaggagagagtaatatgattgggacttttcagcttggaaaagagatgactaaggggggatatgatagaggtctataaaatcatgactggtgtggagaaagtaaataaggaagaacTAGggacaaatgaaattaataggcagcagatttaaaataagcaagaggaagtatttcttcacataactcacagtcaacctgtggaactctttgccagaggatgttgtgaaggcgaagactgtaacagggttcaaaaaagaactagatacattcatggaggataggtccatcaatggctattagtcaggatggacagggatggtgtccctagcctctgtttgccagaagctggggatggatcAGTGGATAATTACCTGTTTTGCTTattacctctggggcacctagcattggctactgttggaagacaggatactgggctagatggacttttggtttgacccagtatggccgttctaaTGTTCTTAGGGTCATGAATCTTCTTTGGAATCTGATCGCACTTCTGCACACCCAGCATGTGACTGGGAGGACTTACTGCCCCGGATCTTCTCTTCACCGCCCCTTTTTGGGCCTTTTCACATCTCTGGAAGGCAGTGTTAACTTAAGCTGGCACTGGCTCAAGTGCCAAAGGGTCCCAAGTTGTAAAGTAAATGTgatgctttcccctcatccccagggGCCTTGAAACTAAAGAGCAAGGTCATCAGCATGACACAATTTACATGCATGACACTCAGTTAGCAAATGATCAGGCATACtgcagaaacagagagagagagagagagagagagcgcaagcAGGAAAATGTCTTCCTTGACTGGGAGGTTACAGCCAGGGaacagagaagcaaagggaagatATTGCCAAcgccaagtgttcaaaaattcTGAGCAAGATCCCAAAGAAAGGTGaacaaaattaatacattttggatgctttttctttgccttctggtttttgattCCTTAGAGTTTGTGGTTTCCAGTTTTGATCTGCAATCATGACAGCTAAAAAGTTActacttttttaaatgaaagctgagattttcacataatcttatgactccaggagctgaagctTTGTGAAAATCACCAAACAGCATGAATGTCGCAGGAAAATCCCAAGAGCTGGCAACATTGCAGCATTCCTTCCTTCCCTGCTCTCCTACCAACCATTCCTCTGGTGAACTTTGGCTGGGATAATTCAGTCAAACATTTACATTCTGTAAACAGTTTAAATTAATCTAATATTTAGCTGTGAAAATGATTTAGTGCTTAGATACAGGACCGgaactcaggactcctggattttaGTTCTGGTTCTGCCATTGTCACACGAGTCAATGGAcaaatcactttctctctctggtagtgttcccctctgtaaaatggggatatcatGACACtgcatttttttggggggggggaagaaggggtggcATGTGAGAGttaatttattaacatttttgaAGTGCTTTGGGGTCCTCCAAAGGCAGGTTTGTTTGCTAGAGGTTTGTTATTCGTTAATAAGAAATACAAACAAGCCGTGTGTACAGAGGAGGAACCTTTGTTACATGTTATACACAGTGTATTCCCAGTTTtacacaaagacagtccctgcttggAGGAGCTGGCATCTTTGTGATAACACAAACTCTGTTTTTAGAACCTGCTCTCCTTTTATTATCCCACCGAGTTGTATTTCTGCACTGGCAGcttccagcaacccaaaagtctctatAAATATTTTATCCATCGAGACAAAAGCCAGATATCACAGTGATGGGCTCAATATAGCAACCTAAAGAGAATTATGGGTGTGGCTAGTACAGGGTATTCACTCACAACAGAACTGAATCCTGCCAGCTCCTGTTGCTGAAACTTCTGAACACAGGAAGCTATTAAGAATTTGGATTCTGGCACTTTTCTCATTGGCTGTAGGGACTGAgccttcccccatcccagctgaGTGAAAAGAGAAGGCAGGGTCATGTGGCTTTCACTCTTTGGAGTGAACTGCACACACAGACCATGGATTCCTCTGGAAAGGTGAGATCCAACGGGTTTAAAGCAGCTGTGGGAGCTTCCTTGGTTCCATAGTTAAACTGGAGATTAGCTTCCCTGCACTCAGTACTTGCTTGGATGAGTAACTTCTGTTCCATATTGGAAACATGCATGTCGGTGAATGGCTCAAAGGGCTGGCTCATGCCACTGAGGTTTCAAATGGAGCTTCTCATTGTACACAAAAGggaattttactttaaaaatcaaTGTCATGATAAAGAAGCCCACATCTGAAAGTGACAAAGATGTTTTGAAGGGCCCAAACTCACCTGACTTGTATCCTTGTTGAAATGCATCAAACttggtcaaattttcaaaggggcagAGGAAAAATGCTTCCCTCTAGCTGAGAAACTGCTACCATTACCATCATGTAATccactctcctctctctcccctcagccaGTTCTTTATAGTTATTTCCGAAGTTCCTGCTCCTGGAGAGTGAGAATTGGTAAGATCTGGTGTTTACTACTTCTTTGCTCTGGCACTGTCAACCCACCACCTTTCTTGAACACTAATTCCCTTCACTAACCAAACTAATCAGTGACCcactgagtgagagagagagagagagatcagcagACATGCAACTGAAAAGACAGTGACGGTTTCCTCCACTTCTCCAGCGGGAGGAGAGAGCAAACACCAGAATCAATTTGCATTTGGCGAAGGGGAAGGCTAGTAGGGGATCAAGAGAATAACCATTTCATGTATCCAGTTGAAACTCCAGTGACCATGGACAGACAAGATACTTACTGGGGCTGAAGGAATATTGGTGTGTGTTTGTTACAAACTTTTAACCATCTGCCCACCGTTGGTAGTATAAGGGGGGATCTCTGTTGTCCTTTCTTCTCAGCCCTGGACTCTCAGTAGTGGGCTCTGGATGGCTCCCCCTGCCCTCAGtagttctttttttattttcagacacTCTCTAGAGCTAGTTAGAGGGACATATTTCCTTCATAAAGCTAATGTAATCCAGATACCCACATCTCCCACATTCTTTAAAGAGGCCTCGTGTTCTGTGCTTGCAGTGATACCGCCTCAAAGTGTGTGATCTTATCTGATCCTGCAAGTTAAGCAGGGTGGGGCCTGCTCATCACTTGGATGGGGACAAGTTAAAACAAGGTTTTGCCAGAAGTTACATGGGTGACACAGGGCAATCTCCCTTGTGAGCTACCACTGACCCTACACTCCAAGGTGCTGTAATGCAGGGCATAATGGGGGTTATTCAATAGGATGTTAGTACTGACCTCCGTGCCCCAGCAAAGTACTAGGGGGCACTGCATGACAGAGCCACTGTCTTCCATAGCAGATCTAAAACAACCATTCTGAAGGGAAAGgggtttcttgttttgtttttaaatactctTCAATTGAGATTTTAAAACTTTATGAGCCCATTTTCCTTGGAACCTAGCTTTTTAGTTCTCTCTGCCTCTCAGTCTATATGTTGTGTTCCCTCTAGCACTGGCTCTGAAGGGAATCGCCTATGATCAGGAACCAGTGAACCTCCTGAAGGATGGAGGACAGCAGGTAAGAGGGCAACTACAGTCAGCCTCTCCCTAAGCTGGCACACAGGCTAAGCCTAGGCATCACTAGAAATTTGGCAGCCCAGGATTATCAGAGGGCAAAGGAAATGGGATATATGTTGCCTGCTGTAAAAAGAGCTCTCCAATAGCTCACTTCAGACTTTTTTCCATAGCTAACTGTAGCCTCTGACCTCTTCAGCATCCCCAACTCCCTTAAGTATAGGCTGAGATCAAGAAAATGTCCTGAAACTCACATGTATCAGGCCATAGAGTTGTCTCTCCATGGGAAGGGGCATTAGCACTATTGCTTGGGGGACTTAAAACTAGAACTGGACAGCATGCTAGGGAAGCTCACCGTCCTGCTTTAGCCTCCAGGAGGgagggcgagagagagagattgcatgAGACCTAATAGTTTCCTTCCCTCTCTAATGTCTGTGACTGACATTAtccaggaggctgcagggaggctcTCTGCCTTCAGTCGGCATGGGGGAACCAAGCTCATCAAGTGCTGCGATTTCCAAGTATAGTCCTGGGTTGTGGATGGGTGGCACCAGAAAATGGAGGCATTTGTCCCGGAGATGCCTGAACCACACTGTAGGGAGTGACTGCCTGGAGCACAGGTAGCCCTGTAGCACCACTGAGGCAGAAATCTGCATATGACAACATGGCCAAGCCAAGAATAAGGATAGTGCAATTGCACTGctgagggggatcagggatggatCTTGCCTTGTCACTTGGGTCAATGGATAATGCGGGGGTAATGCACCTGGAGTGACCCCTAGGCCCCAACAGGAGTGCCTCCTGGTGCCCAAAGGAGAGTCATAATGTACCAGGACCATTAGGCCTGAAGCAAAGGAAGGAGCCAAGGAGAAAACATAGTGGAGAAGCCTCAGGGTTTCAGCAGTATCAGAGAGAGCAAGACTGCAAATCCATTTGCAAGCAGGGGAATTGGGAGACAGGGTAGCTCCCACCAAACAATCGGACATGGAGAGATAATATACAGAGCTGTGAGACCCTTGAGGCTTTCCCTTTCAGAGAGGAATACTTGGCTCTTCTTGGCTACAGTATAGTAATCCCAGTGTCTTCTCTCCAGTTTTCTACTGAATTCCAGGTAGTAAATCCAATGCAGCAGGTCCCAGCCCTGAAAATCGATGGCGTCACCTTGTCTCAGTCGGTGAGTagcccagccagctctgcccatTAATCATTTACTGTGTCCTGCTGCCCAGAGGGAGGACTTTGCCCCCACAGAGTGCCTGGTCTCTGGGTTAGAGAGCACAGAGTATCATTCTGTGATGAGGAAAATGGTCCCAGCTGGGAAGCGTATACCAAGCAGCGCCTGCAGGGAGACTGCCAGGGGAAGTTGTCTTCCTCTTCAGATGAGAGATTACTCTGTATCAGGCACAAAGGCACCTGACATTAGTAATCACAGCTCAGCTGCTGTCTCAGAATCCCACCTTTTACTGGGTAATTTGTCTTTCCGTAGCTTCTGCCAGGAAGAGAGATCACTTGTGAGATGAGCCAGGAGGGCTCCAGGTTCCTCAGGGAGCTTTTCCACATCACAAAAGCACACTGTTTGGCATGGTGGTAACCTCTGATCAGAAGAGGCCAGACCTCAGACAGGAAATCTGTCTTTAACTCCTGCTCCTTTGCTATGCAATGGGGCTggcctctcctccccagccctccagtaTCTTACCCATGTCTCCTTGCAGCTGGCCATAATTCAGTACCTGGAAGAGACCCGGCCTAACCCCAGGCTGCTGCCTCAAGATCTGAAGAAGAGAGCCCAAGCCCGGATGATTTCGGATCACATTGTTTCTGGCATTCAGCCCCTGCAGGTACTGTCCTGTCACAAACAGGCGGATGGGACTTCCAGACTGGGTTTGCAGCTGTCTGTGGCTCTCAAAGATTGTGACAGTATCATTCTGTTGAAACTGTTGATGGGAAATAGAGTGGCAGATCTCACACAGACATTGGCATAGGATCGAATCCAGGCTCAGCATGGTTAGCAGCATCTACCTGTTTTGCTGATTGAAAACAGCAAGGCACTTCCTGCAAAGACCACATGCTCTGACCCTGAGAAACGTCCATGGTTCCCAGGGCTTCTATTCAAGAAGAGCTGAATTTACAAGCAGCGCAGCAGGTTCCAGTTGCAGGGGTTAGTGCCTCttggcagggggcagagagagctCCAGGCAAAGAAGTGTGATGTTTTGTAAGAAGGGCAATTCTGAGAAAGAACTGGGATGTGTGGGCCTGTGATTCAGAGACTGAAACCTCGAGTGACCCAAAGGGCTGAGTTTGGGACTGGGGATTAGGGACTAACACCGTATAAGTCCAGCTGACCCTGTTTTGTGTATGGCCTGTGGCACGGTTCAGCCTGCTGGATCAAGCTAATTTGGGGTCTCTTTGGCCTCCTCAGAACCTGAGTTTCCTGAAACaagtgggaggggagaagaagcTGGAATGGGCTCAAGGCTCTATCGCACGTGGTTTCCAAGGTACGTCTGCATTGAATTAATCAGCACATCTGCAAATAGCACAAAGCACTGGATGAGCAGTCTGTTGGGCGATCTGGTCCAAAGTCCTGCTTTCTACTGCACAGGAACAGAACAATAAACCATCTAGTCTGGTATCATCTGCTGCCATGCTGGAGCAGACCAAGGGCCCATCTAACCCAGAATCTCACATCCGGCAGTGGTTAAATATCTGATGCTCCAGAGGAAGCTCAATGCTGCATCTggaagcagggaggaggggattcCTTCATGACCCCTGTAGCAGTCCGCTCACACCCTGACACACAAGGACTGACAACACTTAACCTTTTATCCCAGCTGTCACAGCAGACGCCTTTTACATTCATATAAACCAGAGATCAGCAAGTCCCCTGGCGAGCTGGGCCGTTTTGTTTACCAACCGtgtccgcagctcccactggttgcaattcgccgctccaggccaatgtgggctgtgggaagtggtggccaacacatccctcggcctgtgccacttcccacagcccccattggcctgcagttgcgaactgcagccagtgggagctgcaatcggctgaacctgcggacatggcaggtaaaccagcccggcccgccagggggcttaccctggcaggctgcatgccaaagTTTGCCGATCCCTGATATAAACTGTACGACCCTTTACTTTAAATGGTACTAAGCTTGTTGCCTCAATATCCATGGCAGAGTGTCCCACGGGTTAATTCTAGTAGGCATAAAATACCATTTCTATTTCCTCTTCAATAGGTTGCCTTTAATTTCACTGTGGGCCTCCTTGTCCCAGTGCCCTGGGATAGGGCTATAGGAGTCTTATTGGCCCTCCCTGCTTCACTCAATTTATACCCCTGTATCCTGAACCTTCCTGTTCTTCTTCTTTCCAGTTCTGCTCTTTAGTCTCTTTGTGTGGGgaagcccctctccctgccactAACAGCGGAGGCAaggggcagaggagaagaatAGGAAGCCTATTTTGTCCTTTTGAAACCATCTTGGGTCCAAAATGGCTGAGTCCCAAAGCACCCTCCTTCCTCAGCTCCAGTGAGagtctacttccctgtaagtGCTGCCCTGGGTTGCTTTCTTCTAGCCCAACTCGGGGTACTTTGGTGCACAACACTCAATCCAAAAGGCTGCTGGCAATCTAGCTCTTCAGCACACCCCTTTAAGCTGCTGAAAGTGGGAGTTGCTGATTCCTGACCCAGTGTACTGTCTCTTTCTGCAGCTCTGGAGCAGATCCTGCAGCACACAGCTGGGCGCTATTGCATTGGGGATGAGGTAAGGAGATCAGACAGAGCACAGCTTGCAGAAGGCACGGACAGCCTAGCATTTATCTGGGACTGGGTTAAAACATCTCCCACGCAGTGGTGGAGGTCAAAGGCTTTGGGCATAGAGGCTGTGGAGTCCCAGCACAACCACACCCTGTGCTTGAGGTATATGCAGACAGGGCATTCCCTAGGCCTCATCATAGAAAGCAGGGCTGCATGCATCCTACTCAACCCCTTGCCTGCTCTCCTTCCCTAGCTCCTCCTCCTTTGGGGAGTAGCCATGTCATTGCATTTCACACAGGAGGAGGACAGCTCTccatttcccagctctgtggggatggcaaaAACCCATGGGCTATAAGAGACATTTGCTTGGCCCTGTCCATATGCTATCTATCTGATTAGATAAGATAATGGGAATTGGCTGGAGATTGGGGAATAGGATACAGTGTCTTTCATCTCATGGGCCTCGGATCCAAACTAGCCTATCAATAGAAACACAGCTGTTTTCATTCACCAGCAGGTTAATTGCCCCCTGCGTGAAATGACTTGGTGACACCTCAGTCCTGTCACTGGTGGGTAGGCATCTGCAGCACAAACCAGCCAACTCAGTGGCCATCTTGCTAAAGTCTAAGGACTAAAACCCCTTTGAGGTGGCCACACCTGGTCCAAGCAGTGGCTGTGGTGATGCCCATTGACACAGAGCTCAGTCTCCAGCCCTGCCACGTCAGCACCAAGTTATCactaacattttaaagaaaaccaaacaGCCTAACCAGTACAGCTCATTTTGCTACCATTTCCAGCCAGAGCAGAAAGTATGAGAGACTTCAGCTGGCTGCCCAATCCCTTAGCTTAACGTCCTAGTCCTGCAGTTGCTTCGCCCCACTAACCCATGGGAGGAAGCTTGGTTTGGtagctaaggcactggactgggacctgataagtcttcaggtACGTTAAGGGCATAATAAAGAAGCTGTTCTtaatgtccactgaaggtaggatgagaagtaatgggcttaaactgcagcaagggagatttaggttagatataaggGGAAAATTTcaaactataagggtagttaagctctggaataggcttccaagggaggctggggaatcctcatcactggagtttttaagaacaggttagacaaacacctgttagggatagTTAAGTTCACTTgttcctgcctcagtacagggggaTGGACTTGATGACCCCTCGACTCCCTTctagtcctatatttctatgaagaaaTCTGGGtaaattccttgctctgccacagtgTCATTAaatgaccctgggcaaatcactacTCTCTCTATGCCCCAGttctccatctctaaaatggaaaTAGTAgtacttcccccccccactctttgtctgtcctacttagtttgtaagctctgTGGTGCAGGGACTGTCCGTTAAACTGTGTGTACACATACAGCCAAGCACAATGGGTCCTTGGTCTTGATTGGTTCCTCTTGGAGCTattacaatgcaaataataagtgAGGTTCACTTATCACGCATCCAACTCTCCATCCCCAACTGGCTGTCTCCTCCCTCTTTGGAGGGGCACCTGGATTTGTTTGCACAGTGGCAGAGTTGCTCTAGGAATCTCATGGTGCAGGGCTGAACTAATGAATTGGTCCCCAGGGTGCATAATCATGCAGCTCTCCTGGGGCCAATGGTAAGCAGCTGCAAGTGATTCCCAGGGTTCCATTCTGCATTGTTCCCACGCCCAGCAACTGAGCCAGCttgcagagagagagaccttctgtGCAGCCCTAGAGCTCCCAATTCAACCCTTTCATGCTGCATGGAAGCTGGTAAAAGAATAATTGCCCTCCTTCCAATGTGGAAGGAGCAAACAAGCTTAGTTTCAACATGGCAACACCCATCCCAGTACAAAGTGGACTGAGAGCCTACAAGCCCCCAAAAGGCATCAGAAAGTAACAGTTTATGGTCACTACTGTTCCAGatagccctggggcagctgccctagAGGTGAAAAGCTTTgtatcccacccccacccccgaggcAGTCAGGCCCCTCCGCTTTCATTTTGTGTAACACCTGGTGCCAGTGGAAAGTAAACACTGAACATTAACATGTACAATCATTTTCATCTGTCAGCAGGTCACCTCTCCTGCACTGGCATGAATTGGGTTTGGGGTAGCTGTAGTTTGCAATTGAAACAACCACCCACTGTTGATTTCAGGCCCTGAAAGGAGCTGGACTGGGAGGCAGCCTCCTGCTCTTCATAGGGCCCACTCTAGCATCAGAACTGTACAGAACAGGGTGAGTGCTGAGAAGGGCCTTTTGGGAAAAAAACGGGCCTGCCAAGCTGTAGCTCCAGCCAGTGCACTAAAGGGCAGTAGGATGGGTTTTGAATTGCTTTGACCAGTTTTCTTTGCTCCATTGCAGGTTTCCATAGCTGACTTGTGCTTGGTCCCTCAGGTTTACAATGCTGAGAGGTAAATGACGGCTGGTCAGCTCCATTAGACCCCATTTCTTGCACCAGAGGCCCAGTTGATGGCCAAGCCTGACCTCTCTCCTGTTGATGCTCAGGCCAATTAGGAtagcactccccacccccccagcttaCATCGCCATCAGGGTATTCTTCTCACCATGATTTTTTCATTTCCTAACCCCTGTATCTTCTGAGGGCTCACAAAAATGAGGAGCTTTCTTCCCTAAGACCCCCAGAGCAAGACTGGCAGCTGCCCTCACATGAGCTTAGACAGGCCAGATTCTGTGTCCCTACCTATGCAGAAAGCATAGGAGAAACAGCCTCTTAGGGCTAGTAGAAGCCCTTATTGAAAGGGCCTCTTGCAGCCAGAACTGCAGTGTTGCACACTCTAGGAGAGAGAAGATACTTGGATACCATAATGACTGGcaaccttatttaaaaaaaaaaaaaagggggggggggggagaagagactgtAACACCAGTGGGGGCATCCACTCTAGAAAAAAAGGTATGTTTCTTGCCACATGCTAGCCAACACAATGTAACACACaggaggtaaaatcctagtgaagacaaggctgcTTTCACACA encodes:
- the GSTZ1 gene encoding maleylacetoacetate isomerase isoform X1, with protein sequence MSAALVKPVLYSYFRSSCSWRVRIALALKGIAYDQEPVNLLKDGGQQFSTEFQVVNPMQQVPALKIDGVTLSQSLAIIQYLEETRPNPRLLPQDLKKRAQARMISDHIVSGIQPLQNLSFLKQVGGEKKLEWAQGSIARGFQALEQILQHTAGRYCIGDEVSIADLCLVPQVYNAERFKVDLAPYPTITRINKALLELEAFQVSHPCRQPDTPAELRA
- the GSTZ1 gene encoding maleylacetoacetate isomerase isoform X2, translated to MDSSGKPVLYSYFRSSCSWRVRIALALKGIAYDQEPVNLLKDGGQQFSTEFQVVNPMQQVPALKIDGVTLSQSLAIIQYLEETRPNPRLLPQDLKKRAQARMISDHIVSGIQPLQNLSFLKQVGGEKKLEWAQGSIARGFQALEQILQHTAGRYCIGDEVSIADLCLVPQVYNAERFKVDLAPYPTITRINKALLELEAFQVSHPCRQPDTPAELRA
- the GSTZ1 gene encoding maleylacetoacetate isomerase isoform X3 → MQQVPALKIDGVTLSQSLAIIQYLEETRPNPRLLPQDLKKRAQARMISDHIVSGIQPLQNLSFLKQVGGEKKLEWAQGSIARGFQALEQILQHTAGRYCIGDEVSIADLCLVPQVYNAERFKVDLAPYPTITRINKALLELEAFQVSHPCRQPDTPAELRA